A stretch of the Nicotiana tabacum cultivar K326 chromosome 6, ASM71507v2, whole genome shotgun sequence genome encodes the following:
- the LOC107787736 gene encoding ADP-ribosylation factor GTPase-activating protein AGD3 isoform X3, whose translation MQEGKMLFARLDDSPMFRQQIQSMEECAETLRDKCLKFYKGSRKYTEGLGEAYDRDIAFSSSLETFGGGRHDPISVAFGGPDMAKFAIALREIGTYKEVLRSQVEHVLNDRLLHLATIDLQDVKEARKRFDKANVAYDQVREKFLSLRKSTRMDIAAAIEEELYNARLTFEQARFNLVGAHSAVEAKKKYELLEAVGSMMDTHLRYFKQGYELLHQMEPYINQVLAYSQKARESSMYEQAALNERMQEYRRKIDQERRRSFNGSPNGDVTQPFSRSSHKLIEAVMQSAAEGKVQTIKQGYLSKRSSNLRGDWKRRFFVLDSRGMLYYYRKQLSRPSFQGSGSPLLSHRCSSPEPGAGLLSRWLSSHYHGGVHEEKTVARHTVNLLTSTIKADADQSDLRFCFRIISPTKNYTLQAESAAEQMDWIEKITGVISSLLSSQTPERHFSASPTSESSSIGSPIDHDQRATEEYTSGRDLTGRSFIRPSKSSVHILSTKIEKPVEALKRIPGNDKCADCGAPGPEWASLNLGILICIECSGVHRNFGVHISKVRSLKLDVKVWEPSVITFFEALGNVFVNSIWEELLHARKTFQADEIPMRFFESEKHKQFFGKPSYADHISVKEKFIHAKLKAHRIAHEGLLLYGSHTRSVV comes from the exons atgcaagaagGGAAGATGTTATTCGCCAGGCTCGACGATTCGCCCATGTTTCGTCAACAG ATCCAATCAATGGAGGAATGTGCTGAGACTTTGAGGGATAAATGTCTAAAGTTTTATAAAGGATCTCGAAAGTACAC AGAAGGGCTCGGAGAGGCATATGATAGAGACATTGCTTTTTCCAGTTCACTTGAAACCTTTGGAGGAGGGCGTCATGATCCCATCTCTGTTGCATTTGGAG GCCCTGATATGGCCAAATTTGCTATCGCTCTGAGAGAAATTGGAACATACAAAGAAGTTCTTCGATCACAG GTAGAGCATGTATTAAATGATCGATTACTTCATTTGGCAACCATTGATCTTCAAGATGTAAAG GAAGCTCGGAAGCGTTTTGACAAAGCTAATGTTGCTTATGATCAG GTTCGAGAGAAGTTTTTGTCATTGAGGAAAAGTACTAGGATGGATATAGCTGCAGCCATTGAGGAG GAACTTTACAATGCaaggttgacttttgagcaagCCCGCTTTAATCTG GTCGGTGCTCATTCTGCGGTTGAGGCCAAAAAGAAGTATGAATTGTTGGAAGCTGTTGGCAGTATGATGGACACTCATCTTCGGTATTTCAAACag GGGTATGAACTTTTGCATCAAATGGAGCCTTATATCAACCAG GTCTTGGCTTATTCGCAAAAAGCTCGAGAAAGTTCCATGTATGAGCAGGCAGCTCTCAATGAGAGGATGCAAGAGTACAGAAGGAAAATAGATCAAGAAAGGAGACGTTCGTTCAATGGGTCTCCAAATGGTGATGTCACACAACCTTTTTCCAGGAGTTCTCACAAACTTATAGAAGCAGTCATGCAATCTGCAGCTGAAGGAAAG GTACAAACTATAAAACAAGGATACCTGTCAAAGCGTTCTTCTAATTTAAGAGGTGACTGGAAGAGAAGATTCTTTGTTCTAGATAGCAGAGGAATGCTGTACTACTATCGAAAACAATTGAGCAGACCGTCT TTTCAGGGTTCTGGCAGCCCACTCCTTTCACACAGATGTTCTTCCCCAGAACCGGGAGCAGGACTGCTGAGTCGTTGGCTTTCTTCTCATTATCATGGAGGTGTACATGAGGAAAAAACTGTTGCACGTCACACAGTGAACCTACTGACATCAACAATAAAAGCGGATGCAGATCAGTCTGATCTGAGATTTTGCTTCAGAATAATTTCACCAACAAAGAATTATACTTTGCAG GCAGAGAGTGCAGCAGAGCAGATGGACTGGATAGAAAAAATAACAGGAGTTATTAGTTCGTTGCTAAGTTCCCAGACACCTGAAAGG CATTTCTCTGCTAGTCCCACTAGCGAAAGTAGTTCTATAGGAAGTCCCATTGATCATGATCAAAGAGCAACGGAAGAGTACACATCTGGGAGGGATCTTACTGGTAGATCTTTCATACGCCCATCCAAAAGTTCAGTGCATATTCTCAGCACGAAAATAGAGAAACCAGTTGAAGCACTAAAAAGGATACCTGGGAATGATAAATGTGCTGATTGTGGTGCTCCTGGACCAGAATGGGCTTCTTTAAATCTTGGAATTCTTATATGCATTGAATGTTCTGGTGTTCACCGGAACTTTGGTGTACATATATCCAAG GTCAGATCTTTGAAACTTGATGTTAAAGTGTGGGAGCCTTCAGTCATAACGTTCTTTGAGGCACTGGGTAATGTGTTCGTGAATTCTATTTGGGAGGAGCTGTTGCATGCAAGAAAAACATTTCAGGCTGATGAAATACCAATGCG GTTTTTTGAGTCTGAAAAACACAAACAGTTCTTTGGCAAACCCAGTTATGCGGATCATATTTCAGTAAAGGAGAAATTCATTCATGCAAAG CTCAAAGCTCATAGAATAGCTCATGAAGGCCTTCTGCTATACGGCAGCCACACCAGATCGGTGGTCTAG
- the LOC107787736 gene encoding ADP-ribosylation factor GTPase-activating protein AGD1 isoform X2, translating into MQEGKMLFARLDDSPMFRQQIQSMEECAETLRDKCLKFYKGSRKYTEGLGEAYDRDIAFSSSLETFGGGRHDPISVAFGGPDMAKFAIALREIGTYKEVLRSQVEHVLNDRLLHLATIDLQDVKEARKRFDKANVAYDQVREKFLSLRKSTRMDIAAAIEEELYNARLTFEQARFNLVGAHSAVEAKKKYELLEAVGSMMDTHLRYFKQGYELLHQMEPYINQVLAYSQKARESSMYEQAALNERMQEYRRKIDQERRRSFNGSPNGDVTQPFSRSSHKLIEAVMQSAAEGKVQTIKQGYLSKRSSNLRGDWKRRFFVLDSRGMLYYYRKQLSRPSGSGSPLLSHRCSSPEPGAGLLSRWLSSHYHGGVHEEKTVARHTVNLLTSTIKADADQSDLRFCFRIISPTKNYTLQAESAAEQMDWIEKITGVISSLLSSQTPERHFSASPTSESSSIGSPIDHDQRATEEYTSGRDLTGRSFIRPSKSSVHILSTKIEKPVEALKRIPGNDKCADCGAPGPEWASLNLGILICIECSGVHRNFGVHISKVRSLKLDVKVWEPSVITFFEALGNVFVNSIWEELLHARKTFQADEIPMRFFESEKHKQFFGKPSYADHISVKEKFIHAKYAEKRFIYKARETTHFLSVAEQLWEGVRANNKKAVYRLIVVYQADVNAVHGESSPGSDCSSSFNPRSESEEHCIDEFLDGCSLLHLACQTADIGMVELLLQHGASINACDSRGQTPLHHSVMRGRTAIAKLLLARGANPHVADLEGKTPSHLVSELAINDVEILAHLKVANR; encoded by the exons atgcaagaagGGAAGATGTTATTCGCCAGGCTCGACGATTCGCCCATGTTTCGTCAACAG ATCCAATCAATGGAGGAATGTGCTGAGACTTTGAGGGATAAATGTCTAAAGTTTTATAAAGGATCTCGAAAGTACAC AGAAGGGCTCGGAGAGGCATATGATAGAGACATTGCTTTTTCCAGTTCACTTGAAACCTTTGGAGGAGGGCGTCATGATCCCATCTCTGTTGCATTTGGAG GCCCTGATATGGCCAAATTTGCTATCGCTCTGAGAGAAATTGGAACATACAAAGAAGTTCTTCGATCACAG GTAGAGCATGTATTAAATGATCGATTACTTCATTTGGCAACCATTGATCTTCAAGATGTAAAG GAAGCTCGGAAGCGTTTTGACAAAGCTAATGTTGCTTATGATCAG GTTCGAGAGAAGTTTTTGTCATTGAGGAAAAGTACTAGGATGGATATAGCTGCAGCCATTGAGGAG GAACTTTACAATGCaaggttgacttttgagcaagCCCGCTTTAATCTG GTCGGTGCTCATTCTGCGGTTGAGGCCAAAAAGAAGTATGAATTGTTGGAAGCTGTTGGCAGTATGATGGACACTCATCTTCGGTATTTCAAACag GGGTATGAACTTTTGCATCAAATGGAGCCTTATATCAACCAG GTCTTGGCTTATTCGCAAAAAGCTCGAGAAAGTTCCATGTATGAGCAGGCAGCTCTCAATGAGAGGATGCAAGAGTACAGAAGGAAAATAGATCAAGAAAGGAGACGTTCGTTCAATGGGTCTCCAAATGGTGATGTCACACAACCTTTTTCCAGGAGTTCTCACAAACTTATAGAAGCAGTCATGCAATCTGCAGCTGAAGGAAAG GTACAAACTATAAAACAAGGATACCTGTCAAAGCGTTCTTCTAATTTAAGAGGTGACTGGAAGAGAAGATTCTTTGTTCTAGATAGCAGAGGAATGCTGTACTACTATCGAAAACAATTGAGCAGACCGTCT GGTTCTGGCAGCCCACTCCTTTCACACAGATGTTCTTCCCCAGAACCGGGAGCAGGACTGCTGAGTCGTTGGCTTTCTTCTCATTATCATGGAGGTGTACATGAGGAAAAAACTGTTGCACGTCACACAGTGAACCTACTGACATCAACAATAAAAGCGGATGCAGATCAGTCTGATCTGAGATTTTGCTTCAGAATAATTTCACCAACAAAGAATTATACTTTGCAG GCAGAGAGTGCAGCAGAGCAGATGGACTGGATAGAAAAAATAACAGGAGTTATTAGTTCGTTGCTAAGTTCCCAGACACCTGAAAGG CATTTCTCTGCTAGTCCCACTAGCGAAAGTAGTTCTATAGGAAGTCCCATTGATCATGATCAAAGAGCAACGGAAGAGTACACATCTGGGAGGGATCTTACTGGTAGATCTTTCATACGCCCATCCAAAAGTTCAGTGCATATTCTCAGCACGAAAATAGAGAAACCAGTTGAAGCACTAAAAAGGATACCTGGGAATGATAAATGTGCTGATTGTGGTGCTCCTGGACCAGAATGGGCTTCTTTAAATCTTGGAATTCTTATATGCATTGAATGTTCTGGTGTTCACCGGAACTTTGGTGTACATATATCCAAG GTCAGATCTTTGAAACTTGATGTTAAAGTGTGGGAGCCTTCAGTCATAACGTTCTTTGAGGCACTGGGTAATGTGTTCGTGAATTCTATTTGGGAGGAGCTGTTGCATGCAAGAAAAACATTTCAGGCTGATGAAATACCAATGCG GTTTTTTGAGTCTGAAAAACACAAACAGTTCTTTGGCAAACCCAGTTATGCGGATCATATTTCAGTAAAGGAGAAATTCATTCATGCAAAG TATGCAGAAAAACGTTTCATTTACAAGGCGAGGGAAACTACACACTTTCTTTCAGTTGCAGAACAGTTGTGGGAAGGTGTCCGTGCAAATAACAAGAAAGCTGTATATCGTCTCATTGTTGTCTACCAAGCTGATGTTAATGCAGTCCATGGGGAATCATCACCTG GCAGTGATTGTTCAAGCTCATTTAACCCACGAAGTGAAAGTGAAGAGCATTGCATTGATGAATTTCTTGACGGCTGTTCCCTACTTCACCTAGCTTGCCAAACTGCTGATATTGGCATGGTGGAGCTGCTTCTGCAGCATGGTGCCAGCATAAATGCTTGTGATTCACGAGGTCAGACCCCACTGCATCATAGTGTTATGAGAGGAAGAACTGCAATCGCCAAACTGTTACTTGCGAG GGGGGCCAACCCACACGTTGCTGATCTTGAAGGCAAGACCCCGTCTCACCTTGTCTCAGAATTAGCCATCAATGACGTTGAGATTCTTGCCCACCTGAAAGTTGCAAATAGATAG
- the LOC107787736 gene encoding ADP-ribosylation factor GTPase-activating protein AGD3 isoform X4: MQEGKMLFARLDDSPMFRQQIQSMEECAETLRDKCLKFYKGSRKYTEGLGEAYDRDIAFSSSLETFGGGRHDPISVAFGGPDMAKFAIALREIGTYKEVLRSQVEHVLNDRLLHLATIDLQDVKEARKRFDKANVAYDQVREKFLSLRKSTRMDIAAAIEEELYNARLTFEQARFNLVGAHSAVEAKKKYELLEAVGSMMDTHLRYFKQGYELLHQMEPYINQVLAYSQKARESSMYEQAALNERMQEYRRKIDQERRRSFNGSPNGDVTQPFSRSSHKLIEAVMQSAAEGKVQTIKQGYLSKRSSNLRGDWKRRFFVLDSRGMLYYYRKQLSRPSFQGSGSPLLSHRCSSPEPGAGLLSRWLSSHYHGGVHEEKTVARHTVNLLTSTIKADADQSDLRFCFRIISPTKNYTLQAESAAEQMDWIEKITGVISSLLSSQTPERHFSASPTSESSSIGSPIDHDQRATEEYTSGRDLTGRSFIRPSKSSVHILSTKIEKPVEALKRIPGNDKCADCGAPGPEWASLNLGILICIECSGVHRNFGVHISKVRSLKLDVKVWEPSVITFFEALGNVFVNSIWEELLHARKTFQADEIPMRFFESEKHKQFFGKPSYADHISVKEKFIHAKVGGHRTFCLRVTV, translated from the exons atgcaagaagGGAAGATGTTATTCGCCAGGCTCGACGATTCGCCCATGTTTCGTCAACAG ATCCAATCAATGGAGGAATGTGCTGAGACTTTGAGGGATAAATGTCTAAAGTTTTATAAAGGATCTCGAAAGTACAC AGAAGGGCTCGGAGAGGCATATGATAGAGACATTGCTTTTTCCAGTTCACTTGAAACCTTTGGAGGAGGGCGTCATGATCCCATCTCTGTTGCATTTGGAG GCCCTGATATGGCCAAATTTGCTATCGCTCTGAGAGAAATTGGAACATACAAAGAAGTTCTTCGATCACAG GTAGAGCATGTATTAAATGATCGATTACTTCATTTGGCAACCATTGATCTTCAAGATGTAAAG GAAGCTCGGAAGCGTTTTGACAAAGCTAATGTTGCTTATGATCAG GTTCGAGAGAAGTTTTTGTCATTGAGGAAAAGTACTAGGATGGATATAGCTGCAGCCATTGAGGAG GAACTTTACAATGCaaggttgacttttgagcaagCCCGCTTTAATCTG GTCGGTGCTCATTCTGCGGTTGAGGCCAAAAAGAAGTATGAATTGTTGGAAGCTGTTGGCAGTATGATGGACACTCATCTTCGGTATTTCAAACag GGGTATGAACTTTTGCATCAAATGGAGCCTTATATCAACCAG GTCTTGGCTTATTCGCAAAAAGCTCGAGAAAGTTCCATGTATGAGCAGGCAGCTCTCAATGAGAGGATGCAAGAGTACAGAAGGAAAATAGATCAAGAAAGGAGACGTTCGTTCAATGGGTCTCCAAATGGTGATGTCACACAACCTTTTTCCAGGAGTTCTCACAAACTTATAGAAGCAGTCATGCAATCTGCAGCTGAAGGAAAG GTACAAACTATAAAACAAGGATACCTGTCAAAGCGTTCTTCTAATTTAAGAGGTGACTGGAAGAGAAGATTCTTTGTTCTAGATAGCAGAGGAATGCTGTACTACTATCGAAAACAATTGAGCAGACCGTCT TTTCAGGGTTCTGGCAGCCCACTCCTTTCACACAGATGTTCTTCCCCAGAACCGGGAGCAGGACTGCTGAGTCGTTGGCTTTCTTCTCATTATCATGGAGGTGTACATGAGGAAAAAACTGTTGCACGTCACACAGTGAACCTACTGACATCAACAATAAAAGCGGATGCAGATCAGTCTGATCTGAGATTTTGCTTCAGAATAATTTCACCAACAAAGAATTATACTTTGCAG GCAGAGAGTGCAGCAGAGCAGATGGACTGGATAGAAAAAATAACAGGAGTTATTAGTTCGTTGCTAAGTTCCCAGACACCTGAAAGG CATTTCTCTGCTAGTCCCACTAGCGAAAGTAGTTCTATAGGAAGTCCCATTGATCATGATCAAAGAGCAACGGAAGAGTACACATCTGGGAGGGATCTTACTGGTAGATCTTTCATACGCCCATCCAAAAGTTCAGTGCATATTCTCAGCACGAAAATAGAGAAACCAGTTGAAGCACTAAAAAGGATACCTGGGAATGATAAATGTGCTGATTGTGGTGCTCCTGGACCAGAATGGGCTTCTTTAAATCTTGGAATTCTTATATGCATTGAATGTTCTGGTGTTCACCGGAACTTTGGTGTACATATATCCAAG GTCAGATCTTTGAAACTTGATGTTAAAGTGTGGGAGCCTTCAGTCATAACGTTCTTTGAGGCACTGGGTAATGTGTTCGTGAATTCTATTTGGGAGGAGCTGTTGCATGCAAGAAAAACATTTCAGGCTGATGAAATACCAATGCG GTTTTTTGAGTCTGAAAAACACAAACAGTTCTTTGGCAAACCCAGTTATGCGGATCATATTTCAGTAAAGGAGAAATTCATTCATGCAAAG GTTGGTGGACATCGCACGTTCTGCCTAAGAGTGACTGTATAG
- the LOC107787736 gene encoding ADP-ribosylation factor GTPase-activating protein AGD1 isoform X1 produces MQEGKMLFARLDDSPMFRQQIQSMEECAETLRDKCLKFYKGSRKYTEGLGEAYDRDIAFSSSLETFGGGRHDPISVAFGGPDMAKFAIALREIGTYKEVLRSQVEHVLNDRLLHLATIDLQDVKEARKRFDKANVAYDQVREKFLSLRKSTRMDIAAAIEEELYNARLTFEQARFNLVGAHSAVEAKKKYELLEAVGSMMDTHLRYFKQGYELLHQMEPYINQVLAYSQKARESSMYEQAALNERMQEYRRKIDQERRRSFNGSPNGDVTQPFSRSSHKLIEAVMQSAAEGKVQTIKQGYLSKRSSNLRGDWKRRFFVLDSRGMLYYYRKQLSRPSFQGSGSPLLSHRCSSPEPGAGLLSRWLSSHYHGGVHEEKTVARHTVNLLTSTIKADADQSDLRFCFRIISPTKNYTLQAESAAEQMDWIEKITGVISSLLSSQTPERHFSASPTSESSSIGSPIDHDQRATEEYTSGRDLTGRSFIRPSKSSVHILSTKIEKPVEALKRIPGNDKCADCGAPGPEWASLNLGILICIECSGVHRNFGVHISKVRSLKLDVKVWEPSVITFFEALGNVFVNSIWEELLHARKTFQADEIPMRFFESEKHKQFFGKPSYADHISVKEKFIHAKYAEKRFIYKARETTHFLSVAEQLWEGVRANNKKAVYRLIVVYQADVNAVHGESSPGSDCSSSFNPRSESEEHCIDEFLDGCSLLHLACQTADIGMVELLLQHGASINACDSRGQTPLHHSVMRGRTAIAKLLLARGANPHVADLEGKTPSHLVSELAINDVEILAHLKVANR; encoded by the exons atgcaagaagGGAAGATGTTATTCGCCAGGCTCGACGATTCGCCCATGTTTCGTCAACAG ATCCAATCAATGGAGGAATGTGCTGAGACTTTGAGGGATAAATGTCTAAAGTTTTATAAAGGATCTCGAAAGTACAC AGAAGGGCTCGGAGAGGCATATGATAGAGACATTGCTTTTTCCAGTTCACTTGAAACCTTTGGAGGAGGGCGTCATGATCCCATCTCTGTTGCATTTGGAG GCCCTGATATGGCCAAATTTGCTATCGCTCTGAGAGAAATTGGAACATACAAAGAAGTTCTTCGATCACAG GTAGAGCATGTATTAAATGATCGATTACTTCATTTGGCAACCATTGATCTTCAAGATGTAAAG GAAGCTCGGAAGCGTTTTGACAAAGCTAATGTTGCTTATGATCAG GTTCGAGAGAAGTTTTTGTCATTGAGGAAAAGTACTAGGATGGATATAGCTGCAGCCATTGAGGAG GAACTTTACAATGCaaggttgacttttgagcaagCCCGCTTTAATCTG GTCGGTGCTCATTCTGCGGTTGAGGCCAAAAAGAAGTATGAATTGTTGGAAGCTGTTGGCAGTATGATGGACACTCATCTTCGGTATTTCAAACag GGGTATGAACTTTTGCATCAAATGGAGCCTTATATCAACCAG GTCTTGGCTTATTCGCAAAAAGCTCGAGAAAGTTCCATGTATGAGCAGGCAGCTCTCAATGAGAGGATGCAAGAGTACAGAAGGAAAATAGATCAAGAAAGGAGACGTTCGTTCAATGGGTCTCCAAATGGTGATGTCACACAACCTTTTTCCAGGAGTTCTCACAAACTTATAGAAGCAGTCATGCAATCTGCAGCTGAAGGAAAG GTACAAACTATAAAACAAGGATACCTGTCAAAGCGTTCTTCTAATTTAAGAGGTGACTGGAAGAGAAGATTCTTTGTTCTAGATAGCAGAGGAATGCTGTACTACTATCGAAAACAATTGAGCAGACCGTCT TTTCAGGGTTCTGGCAGCCCACTCCTTTCACACAGATGTTCTTCCCCAGAACCGGGAGCAGGACTGCTGAGTCGTTGGCTTTCTTCTCATTATCATGGAGGTGTACATGAGGAAAAAACTGTTGCACGTCACACAGTGAACCTACTGACATCAACAATAAAAGCGGATGCAGATCAGTCTGATCTGAGATTTTGCTTCAGAATAATTTCACCAACAAAGAATTATACTTTGCAG GCAGAGAGTGCAGCAGAGCAGATGGACTGGATAGAAAAAATAACAGGAGTTATTAGTTCGTTGCTAAGTTCCCAGACACCTGAAAGG CATTTCTCTGCTAGTCCCACTAGCGAAAGTAGTTCTATAGGAAGTCCCATTGATCATGATCAAAGAGCAACGGAAGAGTACACATCTGGGAGGGATCTTACTGGTAGATCTTTCATACGCCCATCCAAAAGTTCAGTGCATATTCTCAGCACGAAAATAGAGAAACCAGTTGAAGCACTAAAAAGGATACCTGGGAATGATAAATGTGCTGATTGTGGTGCTCCTGGACCAGAATGGGCTTCTTTAAATCTTGGAATTCTTATATGCATTGAATGTTCTGGTGTTCACCGGAACTTTGGTGTACATATATCCAAG GTCAGATCTTTGAAACTTGATGTTAAAGTGTGGGAGCCTTCAGTCATAACGTTCTTTGAGGCACTGGGTAATGTGTTCGTGAATTCTATTTGGGAGGAGCTGTTGCATGCAAGAAAAACATTTCAGGCTGATGAAATACCAATGCG GTTTTTTGAGTCTGAAAAACACAAACAGTTCTTTGGCAAACCCAGTTATGCGGATCATATTTCAGTAAAGGAGAAATTCATTCATGCAAAG TATGCAGAAAAACGTTTCATTTACAAGGCGAGGGAAACTACACACTTTCTTTCAGTTGCAGAACAGTTGTGGGAAGGTGTCCGTGCAAATAACAAGAAAGCTGTATATCGTCTCATTGTTGTCTACCAAGCTGATGTTAATGCAGTCCATGGGGAATCATCACCTG GCAGTGATTGTTCAAGCTCATTTAACCCACGAAGTGAAAGTGAAGAGCATTGCATTGATGAATTTCTTGACGGCTGTTCCCTACTTCACCTAGCTTGCCAAACTGCTGATATTGGCATGGTGGAGCTGCTTCTGCAGCATGGTGCCAGCATAAATGCTTGTGATTCACGAGGTCAGACCCCACTGCATCATAGTGTTATGAGAGGAAGAACTGCAATCGCCAAACTGTTACTTGCGAG GGGGGCCAACCCACACGTTGCTGATCTTGAAGGCAAGACCCCGTCTCACCTTGTCTCAGAATTAGCCATCAATGACGTTGAGATTCTTGCCCACCTGAAAGTTGCAAATAGATAG